A window of the Emys orbicularis isolate rEmyOrb1 chromosome 1, rEmyOrb1.hap1, whole genome shotgun sequence genome harbors these coding sequences:
- the LOC135886858 gene encoding olfactory receptor 52E8-like, producing the protein MQKTPFCLRVGHLLPYSMSDSNTTDFTNPSTFILLGIPGLETAHVWISIPFGTMYTIAVLGNFTILFIVKMDQSLHGPMYYFLCMLAITDLVMSTSTLPKMLNIFWFNSREISFSACLTQMYFLHCFSAMESGILVAMAFDRYVAICHPLRHSTILTKPVVAKIGLAVVLRSGILALPYPFLARRWPYCRTNIIPHSYCEHIAVVNLACADIRISSYYGLFDLFSVIGMDVFFIAVSYTQILRAIIRLPTKDARLKTFGTCISHLCAISALYIPDFFSSLTHRFGHNVPLHFLILIANVYLLVPPLVHPIIYGMRTKQIRGRLLRLFTHKDT; encoded by the coding sequence ATGCAGAAGACACCAttctgcctcagagttggacaccttctcccctactctatgtcagattccaacacaaccgacttcaccaacccctccaccttcatcctactTGGAATTCCTGGCTTGGAGACagcccatgtctggatctccatccccttcggCACAATGTACACCATAGCtgtcttggggaacttcaccatcctgttcattgTAAAGATGGATCAAAGCCTCCatgggcccatgtactatttcctctgcatgctggccatcacCGACCTGGTCATGTCCACATCCACCCTACCCAAAATGCTGaacatcttctggttcaattccagggagatcagtttcagtgcctgcctcacccagatgtacttccTTCACTGCTTCTCAGCGATGGAGTCTGGAATCCTCGTagccatggcttttgatcgctacgtAGCCATCTGCCATCCTCTGAGACATTCCACAATCCTGACAAAGCCTGTTGTGGCCAAGATAGGCCTGGCTGTGGTGCTGCGCAGTGGCATACTCGCATTACCCTATCCCTTCCTGGCGAGgcggtggccatattgcagaaccaacatcatcccccactcCTACTGTGAGCACATAGCTGTGGTGAATCTGGCCTGCGCTGACATCCGTATCAGTAGCTACTATGGCCTGTTTGATCTTTTCTCTGTGATCGGAATGGACGTGTTTTTCATCGCTGTGTCCTATActcagatcctcagggccatcatCCGCCTCCCCACGAAAGATGCCCGGCTCAAAACTTTTGGAACCTGCATCTCTCACCTTTGTGCCATCTCAGCTTTGTACATCCCAGATTTCTTCTCCTCTCTCACGCACCGGTTTGGCCATAATGTGCCACTCCATTTCCTCATTCTCATTGCCAATGTTTACCTTCTGGTGCCCCCCTTGGTACACCCCATCATCTACGGGATGAGGACCAAACAAATCCGGGGAAGGCTACTGCGGCTCTTTACCCATAAAGACACCTAA